Below is a genomic region from Planctomycetota bacterium.
CCGCGATCAGCAGAACCGTGCTGACGGCGTTGAGGCACGAGTTCAACAGCGCGAAAAACTCCTTGCCGTCCACAGCTACCGCCCTCCCGCGGCCACGAGCCGGCGGGCGTCGGCGGCGAGCTCGGTCATGGCCAACGGATTCGAATTGCCGTACACGCCACGCACCACGCCGTCCGCGTCGATCAGCAGAAACTGCGTCGAATGCCCCCAATCTTCCCCGACGGCCAGGCGATTCTGACGCGCGAACTCCGACATGCCCTCTCGCGTCCCTCCCGTCAGCAGGTGCCATCGATCGCCCGGCTGATCGCCTGTAACAGCCTCTACGAACTGGCTCATCGACTCGGCCGTGTCGCGATCCGGATCGACGCTGAAGCTCACGAACTGGACCTCTTCGTCGGGGATGGCCGACTGCAGGTCGTTCATCTTGTCGACCATCACCGGGCACGCACCCGTCGGGCAATTGACCAGGAAGATGAAGCCGACCCACGGCTTACCATCCACGTTTTCACTGGAAAACGGCTCATCTCGATGGCTCACGAGGTCGAACTCGGCGAACTCGAAGAGCCGCGGAAGCTCGTCGGACGGTGCAACGGCGGGTGCTTCGGGCTCGCTGTCTCCCGTGAGCGTCGTCGCAGCGACGTACCCGCCGATGCACGCGACGGCCAGGGCCCACATGCCGACCATGAGGATGCGTGAAGGCTTCACTTATGACTCTACGTCTGCACGCACGGGGCGGTTGGCGACCACGCACGCTGCGGCAAAGAGCCCCACGGCCGTCACCAGCGTCACCAGCCCGCAGACCCACAGCGGCGCGACCGCCTCGCCACCCAGGCCGGACCGCAGACCCGACAGGCCGTAGGACAGCGGATTCGCCTGGGCGATCCAGCGGATCGGAGCGAAACCGACCGAATTCAAGGGAAACACTGCACCCGAGAGGAACCAGAGCGGCATCAGCAGCAGGTTCATCGCGACGTGATACCCCTGTGTGCTCGTCATCGGCCAAGCCAGCATCATGCCCAGGGCGACCAGCGCGAAGCTCAGCCCGACGCAGAATCCGGCAGCGATGATGAAACCCGTGAACGTCAGCTCGATCCCTGCCAGCGGCGCGACGAGCAGCAGCAGAATCGCCTGGGCCGAGGCGAGCGACGCTCCGCCCAACGTCTTGCCCAGCACCACGCCCCAGCGTGGGACGGGCGCGGCAAGCACGCCTTGCATGAAGCCCTCGCGCCGGTCCTCAATGAGCGTGATGGTCGCGAAGATCGCCGTGAACAGGACGATCATCAGCAACATTCCCGGGAAAAAGTACTCCAAGTAGGGCTCGCCGGTGGGCCCGGTGAAGCTGCTCCCCATCCCGCCGCCGAGGAGCAGCCAGAAGAGCACGGGCGTCAGGATCGCCCCGACGACGCGGTTCCGCTGACGCAGGAACCGCACCCACTCGCGCTGTGCGAGCGCGACGGCCGGACCAGCGACGCCGGATGTTGCAGCTTTTCCCTCAATTTCAGCCGCTTCTGCAGGCCGGCTGGCGAGCGGGATGGCGTTGGCGGCCGAGTCCAAGGTCGTCGGAAGGTAGCAGGTGCGGCGGCTCAGGGGACGGCGGGGACGACGTCGATGTAGACCGGCACGTGGTCGCTGGCGACGCGGACCCACGTGTTGTCGAAGACATCCGTGTTTTTCACCAGTTTCGCGCCCGCCTGATCGGCGACGATGTGATCGATGAAGGAGCGGAACCGGTCACGCCAGTAGCCGCTGTAGGTGATGACGCCCTGCATAGCGAGGTCCCGCGTGACGATGACGAAGTCGTCGGCCGCGTCCCGATTGTGCAGGCCGGCTAAGGCCGCCATGACGTCGCCGCCCGCCGGCAGCTCGTACTCCTGGAAGCCGATCTCGTCGTTCATGTCGCCCAGCAGGAAGACCGGTGCCTCCTTCGCAAGCTCGACCATCAACGCATGCGTCATCGTCGCCTCCGCCATCCGCCACTGCGTGACCTCTATGCTGTTGCCCCCCTTGGACTTCTGGTGCGTCGTGCCCACCCAGAACCGATCGCCGTCGGGCGTCTCGACCAGCACGAAGGCCGGTCCGCGACCGAAGAGGCGATCGCTCCGCGGGTTGAGGTCCCGCGTGTCCGGGACGAGATGCAAATCGTTGTTGGTCTTAATGATGCGGAAGCCGTCACGCATCAGAAGCTGCAGCATCTGCCCCCGGCCGCTGTTGCCAGGGAAGACGACGCGTGTCGGATACGTCTGGCCGACCTCTTCCCACTCCTGGGCGAAGTGGTCCAGCTCCTCCTGGCTGCACCCTTCCTGCGTCAGAAGAATGTCCGGAGCAAAGTCCGGATCGAGCAGCACGACGGCCACTTCCCAGTTGTCCTCCATGTTCTGAAACCGCTCCTGCCGACGCTGCTCGCGGCCTTCCTCCGTCGCCGGCTCCGGTAAGTCCTTGTCCCTAAACGCCTGGAAGTGATCGTTCCAGTTCTCGATGTTCCACGTGGCGATGCGGATCGTGCCCTCGGCAGGAGGACCGGCCGTGACCGCAGAGGTGACGAACAGACTGAGGAGCGTGACGAG
It encodes:
- a CDS encoding SCO family protein, which produces MKPSRILMVGMWALAVACIGGYVAATTLTGDSEPEAPAVAPSDELPRLFEFAEFDLVSHRDEPFSSENVDGKPWVGFIFLVNCPTGACPVMVDKMNDLQSAIPDEEVQFVSFSVDPDRDTAESMSQFVEAVTGDQPGDRWHLLTGGTREGMSEFARQNRLAVGEDWGHSTQFLLIDADGVVRGVYGNSNPLAMTELAADARRLVAAGGR
- a CDS encoding ABC transporter permease gives rise to the protein MDSAANAIPLASRPAEAAEIEGKAATSGVAGPAVALAQREWVRFLRQRNRVVGAILTPVLFWLLLGGGMGSSFTGPTGEPYLEYFFPGMLLMIVLFTAIFATITLIEDRREGFMQGVLAAPVPRWGVVLGKTLGGASLASAQAILLLLVAPLAGIELTFTGFIIAAGFCVGLSFALVALGMMLAWPMTSTQGYHVAMNLLLMPLWFLSGAVFPLNSVGFAPIRWIAQANPLSYGLSGLRSGLGGEAVAPLWVCGLVTLVTAVGLFAAACVVANRPVRADVES
- a CDS encoding endonuclease/exonuclease/phosphatase family protein, with translation MRTLLVTLLSLFVTSAVTAGPPAEGTIRIATWNIENWNDHFQAFRDKDLPEPATEEGREQRRQERFQNMEDNWEVAVVLLDPDFAPDILLTQEGCSQEELDHFAQEWEEVGQTYPTRVVFPGNSGRGQMLQLLMRDGFRIIKTNNDLHLVPDTRDLNPRSDRLFGRGPAFVLVETPDGDRFWVGTTHQKSKGGNSIEVTQWRMAEATMTHALMVELAKEAPVFLLGDMNDEIGFQEYELPAGGDVMAALAGLHNRDAADDFVIVTRDLAMQGVITYSGYWRDRFRSFIDHIVADQAGAKLVKNTDVFDNTWVRVASDHVPVYIDVVPAVP